The Blastococcus sp. HT6-4 genome window below encodes:
- a CDS encoding LysM domain-containing protein, whose amino-acid sequence MTYPAVVLGAASAVTLGTIAPASAHTGEHTVRSGDTLSTIASGHGTSWRSVYDANRATIGGNPNVLRVGQVLTIGGSGPAPTAAAPAPAPSASGAYVVRPGDTLGRIAARHGISWQQLHATNRAVIGANPNVLRVGQRLVLSGATAAAPAPSAAPDRASRSNRPAPAPAPAPAATSAAYGQWDPHVRPAVQEVAERFGVARVLTRPGHSPTAGRAADFMVHTDRAKGDAIAQYVVDNAARLRVDYVIWHQKVAGPWTGWQWKAMADRGSPTANHMDHPHVSFLPAG is encoded by the coding sequence GTGACCTACCCGGCCGTGGTCCTCGGGGCTGCTTCGGCCGTCACCCTGGGGACGATCGCTCCGGCGTCCGCCCACACCGGGGAGCACACCGTTCGCTCCGGCGACACCCTCAGCACGATCGCGTCCGGTCACGGGACGTCGTGGCGCAGCGTCTACGACGCCAACCGGGCCACGATCGGTGGGAACCCGAACGTCCTGCGGGTCGGGCAGGTGCTCACCATCGGCGGCTCCGGCCCGGCGCCGACCGCCGCCGCGCCCGCGCCCGCGCCGAGCGCTTCCGGCGCGTACGTCGTACGCCCGGGAGACACGCTCGGCAGGATCGCCGCCCGACACGGCATCAGCTGGCAGCAGCTGCACGCCACCAACCGTGCGGTCATCGGTGCCAACCCCAACGTGCTGCGCGTCGGACAGCGACTGGTCCTCAGCGGCGCCACGGCCGCGGCGCCTGCCCCCAGCGCGGCACCCGACCGCGCCAGCCGGTCGAACCGGCCCGCCCCGGCTCCCGCGCCGGCCCCGGCTGCGACCTCCGCGGCCTACGGCCAGTGGGACCCGCACGTCCGCCCCGCCGTCCAGGAGGTCGCCGAGCGGTTCGGCGTCGCACGTGTCCTCACCCGCCCCGGTCACAGCCCCACCGCCGGCCGCGCGGCCGACTTCATGGTCCACACCGACCGGGCCAAGGGTGACGCCATTGCCCAGTACGTGGTCGACAACGCGGCCCGGCTCCGCGTCGACTACGTGATCTGGCACCAGAAGGTCGCCGGTCCGTGGACCGGCTGGCAGTGGAAGGCCATGGCCGACCGCGGATCCCCCACGGCCAACCACATGGACCACCCGCACGTGTCCTTCCTCCCCGCGGGGTAA
- a CDS encoding Gfo/Idh/MocA family oxidoreductase: MTTTQMPPVRAGLVGYGFGGRYFHAPLLGAAAEIDFLGVVTTSPERRALVAEDAPGRAAFASLEELKDAGAEAVAISTPAATHSGLTDRALELGLAVVCDKPFALDADAARRSVELAERAGLALSPYQNRRWDSDFLTVRRLVAEGALGELVRFESRFERLAPGSGPGAAGGGTLLDFGSHLVDQALVLLGPAVSVYAEWRLRENGLDDDVFMAVTHANGARSHLSGSWSQGAPGPRFRVTGTTGSYVNDTLMDGQEDLLLAAHTPASLGPAWGAEPPERWGRVHRGDAGRPVPTENGAWDTFYPAFARAVRGLGQVPVDPRAAIASMAVLDAARRSATEGVVVGIG, from the coding sequence GTGACCACGACCCAGATGCCTCCTGTCCGCGCCGGCCTGGTGGGCTACGGCTTCGGCGGCCGGTACTTCCACGCCCCGCTGCTGGGAGCCGCGGCGGAGATCGACTTCCTCGGGGTGGTGACGACGTCGCCCGAGCGCCGGGCGCTGGTGGCCGAGGACGCACCCGGCCGGGCGGCCTTCGCCTCCCTGGAGGAGCTCAAGGACGCCGGCGCGGAGGCGGTGGCGATCTCCACGCCCGCCGCCACGCACAGCGGGCTGACCGACCGGGCGCTGGAGCTGGGGCTCGCGGTGGTCTGCGACAAGCCGTTCGCGCTGGACGCCGACGCCGCCCGCCGGTCGGTGGAGCTCGCCGAGCGGGCGGGCCTGGCGCTGTCGCCGTACCAGAACCGGCGGTGGGACTCCGACTTCCTCACCGTCCGCCGGTTGGTGGCCGAGGGTGCGCTCGGAGAGCTGGTCCGTTTCGAGTCCCGCTTCGAGCGGCTGGCCCCGGGGAGCGGGCCGGGCGCCGCCGGTGGTGGCACGCTGCTCGACTTCGGCAGCCACCTCGTCGACCAGGCACTGGTCCTGCTCGGGCCGGCCGTCTCGGTCTACGCCGAGTGGCGGCTGCGGGAGAACGGCCTGGACGACGACGTCTTCATGGCCGTGACCCATGCGAACGGCGCACGGTCGCACCTGTCGGGCAGCTGGAGCCAGGGTGCACCGGGGCCCCGGTTCCGGGTGACCGGGACGACCGGCAGCTACGTCAACGACACCCTCATGGACGGCCAGGAGGACCTCCTGCTCGCCGCCCACACCCCGGCGTCGCTGGGCCCGGCCTGGGGTGCCGAGCCGCCGGAGCGCTGGGGCCGCGTGCACCGCGGGGACGCCGGCCGGCCGGTGCCCACCGAGAACGGCGCCTGGGACACCTTCTACCCGGCATTCGCCCGCGCCGTCCGCGGGCTCGGGCAGGTGCCGGTCGACCCGCGTGCCGCCATCGCCTCGATGGCCGTGCTCGACGCCGCCCGGCGCAGCGCGACCGAGGGGGTCGTGGTCGGGATCGGCTGA
- a CDS encoding methyltransferase domain-containing protein, producing the protein MTADEGTTTRTAATGTYQGHGVHAAPGVHEYAVELARRALPDGGRILEVGAGCGALACRLRDAGFDVVPTDLDPPHDWIHRLDLDHPEWTEETRGPFDLVMCVETLEHVENPRQVLRSIRSLLRPGDRLVVSTPNITHPHSRLKMFLRGAPFIFGPGHYHQPGHISILPDWMLTEHVRLAGFRDVEVTTGGSTWYEGRRRLAHRIETALLWLIGIRHRADSGEGICTFVTAVAA; encoded by the coding sequence GTGACCGCCGACGAGGGCACCACCACCCGGACCGCAGCAACGGGGACGTATCAGGGGCACGGCGTGCACGCCGCTCCCGGAGTGCACGAGTACGCCGTCGAGCTGGCCAGGCGAGCGCTGCCCGACGGTGGCCGGATCCTCGAGGTCGGTGCCGGCTGCGGTGCGCTGGCCTGCCGGCTCCGGGACGCCGGCTTCGACGTCGTGCCCACCGATCTCGACCCGCCGCACGACTGGATCCACCGCCTCGATCTCGACCACCCGGAGTGGACCGAGGAGACCCGCGGCCCGTTCGACCTGGTGATGTGCGTCGAGACGCTCGAGCACGTGGAGAACCCGCGGCAGGTGCTGCGCTCGATCCGCTCGCTGCTCCGGCCCGGTGACCGGCTCGTCGTCAGCACCCCGAACATCACCCACCCGCACTCCCGGCTGAAGATGTTCCTGCGGGGCGCGCCGTTCATCTTCGGGCCGGGGCACTACCACCAGCCCGGCCACATCTCGATCCTCCCGGACTGGATGCTGACCGAGCACGTCCGGCTGGCCGGGTTCCGGGACGTCGAGGTGACCACCGGTGGCAGCACCTGGTACGAGGGGCGGCGCCGGCTGGCCCACCGGATCGAGACCGCCCTGCTCTGGCTGATCGGGATCCGCCACCGGGCGGACTCCGGCGAGGGGATCTGCACGTTCGTCACCGCCGTCGCCGCCTGA
- a CDS encoding APC family permease has translation MSGPVLARRLGTADAVLIGLGSMLGAGVFVAFAPAARAAGAALLLGLALAAVVAYCNATASAQLAAQYPAAGGTYVYGRERLGPWWGFLAGWAFVIGKTASCAAMALAFASYAVPPDWRRPAAVAAVLALTAVNYRGITRTAGLTKLLVGVVVVVLAVTVGAGLAGGRPDVGRLTEGVDAGWYGVLQSAGLLFFAFAGYARIATLGEEVRDPGRTIPRAVPLALGIAVAVYTAVAVMLLLVLGSGPLGATTAPLAAAVEAAGADWAQPVVRVGAAAATLGALLALVAGVGRTSLAMAREGDLPRVLAAVHPRFRVPHHAELALAAVVCGLVLVVDLADAIGFSSFGVLLYYLVANLAAFTQPAEHRRWPRALQVLGAVGCLVLAATLLWQAVVTGILVLAAGVALRALRLRRSGGRRPGGPAAGGPDSRG, from the coding sequence GTGAGCGGTCCGGTGCTCGCCCGGCGGCTGGGGACGGCCGACGCGGTGCTGATCGGGCTGGGGTCGATGCTCGGTGCCGGGGTGTTCGTCGCGTTCGCGCCGGCGGCACGGGCCGCGGGGGCGGCGCTGCTCCTCGGGCTGGCGCTGGCTGCCGTGGTCGCCTACTGCAACGCCACCGCCTCGGCCCAGCTCGCCGCGCAGTACCCCGCTGCCGGCGGCACCTACGTGTACGGCCGGGAACGGCTCGGTCCCTGGTGGGGCTTCCTGGCCGGCTGGGCGTTCGTGATCGGCAAGACCGCCAGCTGCGCCGCGATGGCGCTGGCCTTCGCCTCCTACGCGGTGCCTCCCGACTGGCGCCGGCCGGCCGCGGTCGCCGCGGTGCTGGCCCTCACCGCCGTGAACTACCGCGGCATCACGCGCACCGCGGGGCTCACCAAGCTGCTCGTCGGCGTGGTCGTGGTCGTGCTCGCCGTGACCGTGGGCGCCGGCCTCGCGGGCGGCCGGCCGGACGTCGGCCGCCTCACCGAGGGGGTGGACGCGGGCTGGTACGGCGTCCTGCAGTCCGCCGGGCTGCTCTTCTTCGCCTTCGCCGGCTACGCCCGCATCGCGACCCTCGGGGAGGAGGTCCGGGATCCCGGGCGGACCATCCCCCGGGCCGTACCGCTCGCGCTCGGCATCGCCGTCGCCGTCTACACGGCCGTGGCCGTCATGCTGCTGCTCGTGCTCGGCTCCGGGCCGCTGGGCGCGACCACCGCTCCCCTGGCGGCCGCGGTGGAGGCCGCCGGCGCCGACTGGGCGCAGCCGGTGGTCCGGGTCGGCGCCGCGGCGGCGACCCTCGGTGCGCTCCTGGCGCTGGTCGCGGGCGTCGGCCGGACCAGCCTGGCGATGGCGCGCGAGGGCGACCTCCCCCGGGTCCTGGCCGCCGTCCATCCGCGCTTCCGGGTGCCGCACCACGCCGAGCTCGCCCTCGCCGCCGTCGTCTGCGGGCTCGTCCTCGTCGTCGACCTGGCCGACGCCATCGGCTTCTCCTCGTTCGGCGTGCTCCTCTACTACCTCGTCGCGAACCTGGCGGCGTTCACCCAGCCGGCCGAGCACCGGCGCTGGCCACGTGCCCTGCAGGTGCTCGGCGCGGTGGGCTGCCTGGTGCTCGCCGCGACGCTGCTGTGGCAGGCGGTGGTGACCGGGATCCTGGTCCTGGCCGCGGGCGTCGCGCTGCGGGCGCTCCGGCTGCGGCGGTCCGGCGGTCGGCGACCGGGCGGACCGGCCGCTGGTGGGCCAGACTCCCGAGGGTGA
- a CDS encoding A24 family peptidase, whose translation MTGVAVAVAAVSGLLAGFAVNRAAGAFPWGATDGPRARFAVRPPLLELATAALFALVALRLGAAWELPAFLAVTSAGVLLTVIDLRDRLLPNRVIVPAVGATAALLTLAAAAEGTWHPLLRAGLGAAVLFALYLVLALISPRGLGMGDVKLAGLLGLPLGWLGWGAVALGAVAGFVVQAVLALLLLAGRRIDRKAELPFGPAMLLGAALAVGWSGSLLG comes from the coding sequence GTGACCGGGGTCGCCGTCGCCGTGGCGGCGGTGTCCGGGCTGCTGGCGGGGTTCGCGGTGAACCGCGCCGCCGGGGCCTTCCCCTGGGGGGCGACGGACGGCCCGCGCGCCCGGTTCGCCGTCCGGCCGCCCCTCCTCGAACTGGCGACCGCGGCGCTGTTCGCCCTCGTCGCCCTCCGCCTCGGTGCCGCCTGGGAGCTGCCCGCCTTCCTGGCCGTGACGTCCGCCGGGGTGCTGCTCACCGTGATCGACCTGCGCGACCGGCTGCTGCCCAACCGGGTGATCGTCCCGGCCGTGGGCGCGACGGCCGCCCTGCTCACCCTGGCGGCGGCTGCGGAGGGAACGTGGCACCCCCTGCTCCGGGCGGGGCTGGGGGCGGCCGTGCTGTTCGCGCTCTACCTCGTGCTGGCGTTGATCTCGCCGCGGGGTCTCGGCATGGGCGACGTGAAGCTGGCCGGGCTGCTCGGTCTCCCGCTGGGCTGGCTCGGCTGGGGCGCCGTCGCGCTCGGGGCGGTCGCCGGGTTCGTCGTCCAGGCGGTCCTGGCCCTGCTGCTGCTGGCCGGACGGCGCATCGACCGGAAGGCCGAGCTGCCGTTCGGGCCGGCGATGCTGCTCGGCGCGGCCCTCGCCGTCGGCTGGAGCGGCTCGCTCCTCGGCTGA
- a CDS encoding Flp family type IVb pilin codes for MINAYATLASLVAFAQDRLKNEEKGATAVEYGLMVGLIAVVIIGVVATLGGQLAELFASVSEELPAVTTTTTTGG; via the coding sequence ATGATCAACGCCTACGCCACCCTGGCCAGCCTGGTCGCGTTCGCCCAGGACCGCCTGAAGAACGAGGAGAAGGGCGCGACCGCCGTCGAGTACGGCCTCATGGTCGGCCTGATCGCCGTCGTCATCATCGGCGTCGTCGCGACGCTGGGTGGCCAGCTGGCCGAGCTGTTCGCGTCGGTCAGCGAGGAGCTCCCGGCCGTCACGACCACCACCACCACCGGGGGCTGA
- a CDS encoding TadE/TadG family type IV pilus assembly protein translates to MRGRLRDERGASAVEFAFIVPLLIVLVIGIAEFGHAFQVQGTLSAAAREGVRAMALRNDPVEARDVVRTAAASLYPAVTDDQIDIVIVGGTAGTCPTTGAGDTAVRLTITYPKPYLTGFFGAEIELTGTGVMRCNG, encoded by the coding sequence ATGAGGGGACGACTGCGCGACGAGCGCGGCGCCAGCGCGGTGGAGTTCGCTTTCATCGTGCCGCTGCTGATCGTGCTCGTGATCGGCATCGCCGAGTTCGGCCACGCCTTCCAGGTGCAGGGCACGTTGTCGGCCGCCGCCCGCGAGGGGGTGCGGGCGATGGCCCTGCGCAACGACCCGGTCGAGGCCCGCGACGTCGTCCGGACCGCGGCCGCGTCGCTGTACCCGGCGGTCACCGACGACCAGATCGACATCGTGATCGTCGGCGGCACGGCCGGGACCTGCCCCACCACCGGCGCCGGCGACACCGCCGTCCGCCTCACCATCACCTATCCGAAGCCGTACCTGACCGGGTTCTTCGGCGCGGAGATCGAACTCACCGGAACGGGGGTCATGCGATGCAACGGCTGA
- a CDS encoding pilus assembly protein TadG-related protein: protein MQRLTSRARRRLAGEHGASAVVLSLLMVPLLGFAAIAVDIGALYAERARLQVAADAAAIAVAQDCSRGNCGDMLATAQNLITLNHGPGTASYPVLSSDPLSVTVEGSTPKEHWFAPVIGHDSSQVAATATVGWGGPSQGTAVLPLTFSWCSFKAQTGGGLPSTETHQTIMFSKSDGVGGCTGPSGNFVPGGFGWVVPDEGRCHATSAIGQRLFSDTGVSLPAGCAEADLEGWLGRTVLLPLFDEFGDGGSNGWYRVYGYAAFTLTGYAVNGSISSGHKVCGPGTNSSDRCVTGYYTRFVELSDDWNYSPDAPQLGASILRLIR, encoded by the coding sequence ATGCAACGGCTGACCTCCCGCGCCCGGCGCCGGCTGGCGGGCGAGCACGGCGCGAGCGCCGTCGTCCTCTCCCTGCTGATGGTCCCGCTCCTGGGCTTCGCGGCCATCGCCGTCGACATCGGCGCGCTCTACGCCGAGCGCGCCCGGCTCCAGGTGGCGGCCGACGCCGCCGCCATCGCGGTCGCCCAGGACTGCTCCCGCGGCAACTGCGGGGACATGCTGGCGACCGCCCAGAACCTGATCACCCTGAACCACGGTCCGGGCACGGCGTCGTACCCGGTGCTCAGCAGCGACCCGCTGAGCGTGACGGTGGAAGGCAGCACCCCGAAGGAGCACTGGTTCGCGCCGGTCATCGGGCACGACTCCAGCCAGGTCGCAGCCACGGCCACGGTCGGCTGGGGAGGCCCGAGCCAGGGCACCGCGGTGCTGCCGCTGACCTTCTCCTGGTGCTCGTTCAAGGCCCAGACCGGCGGCGGGCTGCCGTCGACCGAGACCCATCAGACGATCATGTTCAGCAAGTCCGACGGCGTCGGTGGCTGCACCGGCCCGTCGGGGAACTTCGTGCCCGGTGGCTTCGGGTGGGTCGTCCCCGACGAGGGCAGGTGCCACGCCACCTCCGCGATCGGGCAGCGGCTCTTCTCCGACACGGGTGTCTCCCTGCCGGCCGGCTGCGCCGAGGCCGACCTCGAGGGGTGGCTCGGCCGGACGGTCCTGCTGCCGCTCTTCGACGAGTTCGGGGACGGGGGGAGCAACGGCTGGTACCGCGTCTACGGCTACGCCGCCTTCACGCTCACCGGCTACGCCGTCAACGGCTCGATCTCGAGCGGTCACAAGGTCTGCGGGCCCGGCACCAACTCCAGCGACCGGTGCGTCACCGGCTACTACACCCGCTTCGTCGAGCTCTCCGACGACTGGAACTACAGCCCGGACGCGCCCCAGCTCGGGGCCTCGATCCTCCGACTGATCCGATAG
- a CDS encoding RcpC/CpaB family pilus assembly protein: MRRRFLAAVAALALIAVGTVVLVTYVRGAEARAYAGVQTIEVLVADALIPAGTPGSALADLVSTEVLPAKAALRGRVTDLAALADRVATVDLEPGEQLLASRFERPDQLQAPGTVPVPEGMQEVSVVLDPQRAVGGRLAAGDTVGVFVSMSGDAGGTTHAVLHEVLVTQVQGAPAPPAPPADGTVPAASAPVPSGSLMVTFAVTASQAEAVVFAAEHASIWLSLEPAGPDVSRTQVITPDTIYGKAYS; this comes from the coding sequence GTGAGACGTCGATTCCTGGCCGCCGTGGCGGCCCTCGCGCTCATCGCCGTCGGCACCGTGGTCCTGGTGACCTACGTGCGCGGCGCGGAGGCCCGCGCCTACGCGGGTGTGCAGACCATCGAGGTACTGGTGGCCGATGCGCTCATCCCTGCCGGCACTCCCGGCAGCGCACTGGCCGACCTGGTGAGCACCGAGGTGCTCCCCGCCAAGGCCGCGTTGCGGGGGCGGGTCACCGACCTCGCCGCGCTGGCCGACCGCGTCGCCACCGTCGACCTCGAGCCCGGGGAGCAGCTGCTCGCCAGCCGGTTCGAGCGGCCCGACCAGCTGCAGGCGCCCGGAACGGTGCCCGTGCCCGAGGGCATGCAGGAGGTCAGCGTCGTCCTGGACCCGCAGCGCGCCGTGGGCGGCCGGCTGGCCGCCGGCGACACGGTGGGCGTCTTCGTGTCCATGAGCGGTGATGCCGGTGGGACCACCCACGCCGTCCTGCACGAGGTCCTGGTCACCCAGGTGCAGGGGGCGCCGGCACCGCCGGCGCCGCCCGCCGACGGGACGGTGCCGGCCGCCTCCGCACCCGTCCCCTCGGGCAGCCTCATGGTCACGTTCGCGGTCACCGCGTCGCAGGCCGAGGCCGTCGTCTTCGCCGCGGAGCACGCCAGCATCTGGCTGTCCCTGGAGCCGGCCGGCCCCGACGTCTCCCGCACCCAGGTGATCACCCCGGACACCATCTACGGAAAGGCCTACTCATGA
- a CDS encoding AAA family ATPase: MSRVVLAGAGEDLVLRVKEATAGDVHVLPPGRLPSDPARLFEQLLDDELPDVLLVGPHAPAPEVLTLAARLDVQSPGITVVLMADPSPEMLQAAMRAGIRDLLPPDAGVAEIAAAVERAGHAAAGRRRVLRPATETDRYAGRVITIASPKGGVGKTTVSTNLAIGLTAAAPQSTVLVDLDVQFGDVASALSLTPEYTLPDAVHGPASEDTMVLKTFLTQHPSGLYAVCGSESPAAGDTITGEDVSRLLASLAREFRYVVVDTAPGLSEQTLAALDRASDVIMLSSMDVPGVRGLRKELDVLRELCMIPAGRHVVMNFADPKGGLTVRDVETTIGTGIDVVLPRSMSVPASTNQGVPILESGGRRDPMVRELRRLVSRFSATPLMKSSRYRAKHRAAS; this comes from the coding sequence ATGAGCCGCGTCGTCCTGGCCGGAGCGGGCGAGGACCTGGTCCTCCGCGTCAAGGAGGCCACCGCCGGCGACGTCCACGTGCTGCCGCCCGGCCGGCTGCCCAGCGACCCGGCCCGGCTGTTCGAGCAGCTGCTCGACGACGAGCTGCCCGACGTGCTCCTGGTCGGCCCGCACGCGCCGGCGCCGGAGGTGCTGACCCTCGCCGCCCGGCTGGACGTGCAGAGCCCCGGGATCACCGTCGTCCTGATGGCCGACCCGTCGCCGGAGATGCTGCAGGCGGCGATGCGCGCCGGCATCCGCGACCTGCTCCCGCCCGACGCCGGCGTGGCCGAGATCGCCGCCGCCGTGGAGCGCGCCGGGCACGCGGCGGCGGGCCGCCGCCGGGTGCTGCGGCCGGCCACCGAGACCGACCGCTACGCCGGCCGGGTCATCACCATCGCCTCGCCCAAGGGCGGCGTGGGCAAGACGACCGTCTCCACCAACCTGGCGATCGGGCTGACGGCGGCGGCGCCCCAGTCCACCGTCCTCGTCGACCTCGACGTGCAGTTCGGCGACGTCGCCTCGGCGCTGAGCCTGACGCCGGAGTACACCCTGCCCGACGCCGTCCACGGCCCGGCCAGCGAGGACACGATGGTCCTCAAGACCTTCCTCACCCAGCACCCCAGCGGGCTGTACGCCGTCTGCGGGTCGGAGTCGCCGGCGGCCGGCGACACGATCACCGGCGAGGACGTCAGCCGGCTGCTCGCCTCGCTCGCCCGCGAGTTCCGCTACGTCGTCGTCGACACCGCCCCGGGGCTGTCGGAGCAGACCCTGGCGGCGCTGGACCGGGCCTCCGACGTGATCATGCTCTCGAGCATGGACGTGCCCGGCGTGCGCGGGCTGCGCAAGGAGCTCGACGTGCTCCGGGAGCTGTGCATGATCCCGGCCGGCCGGCACGTCGTCATGAACTTCGCCGACCCCAAGGGCGGCCTGACGGTGCGCGACGTCGAGACGACGATCGGCACCGGGATCGACGTCGTCCTGCCCCGCTCGATGTCGGTCCCGGCCAGCACCAACCAGGGCGTTCCGATCCTGGAGAGCGGCGGCCGCCGCGACCCGATGGTCCGGGAGCTGCGCCGGCTGGTGTCCCGCTTCTCCGCCACCCCGCTCATGAAGTCCAGCCGCTACCGGGCCAAGCACCGGGCCGCGTCGTGA
- a CDS encoding CpaF family protein translates to MNLAQRLEALRGGPEAAPARPAAPVPDAPAPGSTATPVAGPAVRPVPATRAAVAPAPAPPTDALARLKDRVGKALFERMGSRMNDPSLSESQLRSIVLKELDEVVEEENVPLSTDERQRLTAELADDVLGYGPLQRLLDDDAVSEIMVNGPDAIYVERSGKLQRTPTRFTSEEHLRRVIDRIVSRVGRRIDESSPLVDARLADGSRVNAIIPPLAFSGSTLTIRKFAKDPFTVEDLIGFGTLTPEMAELLHACVEARLNVIVSGGTGTGKTTLLNVLSSFIPEGERIVTIEDAVELQLQQDHVVRLESRPPNIEGKGAVTIRDLVRNSLRMRPDRIVVGECRGGESLDMLQAMNTGHDGSLSTVHANSPRDGIARLETLVLMAGMDLPLRAIREQIASAVDVVVQLTRLRDGTRRVTHVTEVQGMEGDTVTLQDAFLFDYSAGVDASGRFLGKPVPTGVRPRFTDRFDELGIRLSPRVFGAAEPTGAPRW, encoded by the coding sequence GTGAACCTCGCCCAGCGGCTGGAGGCCCTGCGCGGCGGGCCCGAGGCCGCCCCGGCCCGGCCGGCCGCTCCCGTCCCCGACGCCCCGGCGCCCGGGAGCACCGCGACGCCGGTGGCCGGCCCGGCTGTGCGGCCGGTGCCGGCCACCCGGGCGGCCGTGGCACCGGCCCCGGCCCCGCCGACCGACGCGCTGGCGCGGCTCAAGGACCGCGTCGGCAAGGCGCTGTTCGAGCGCATGGGCAGCCGGATGAACGACCCGTCGCTCAGCGAGAGCCAGCTGCGGTCGATCGTGCTGAAGGAGCTCGACGAGGTCGTCGAGGAGGAGAACGTCCCCCTCAGCACCGACGAGCGCCAGCGGCTGACCGCCGAGCTGGCCGACGACGTGCTCGGCTACGGGCCGCTGCAGCGGCTCCTCGACGACGACGCGGTCAGCGAGATCATGGTCAACGGCCCGGACGCCATCTACGTGGAGCGCAGCGGCAAGCTCCAGCGCACCCCGACGCGCTTCACCTCGGAGGAGCACCTCCGGCGGGTCATCGACCGCATCGTCTCCCGGGTGGGACGCCGGATCGACGAGTCCTCGCCGCTGGTCGACGCGCGGCTCGCCGACGGCTCCCGCGTGAACGCGATCATCCCGCCGCTGGCCTTCAGCGGCTCCACGCTCACCATCCGCAAGTTCGCCAAGGACCCGTTCACCGTCGAGGACCTGATCGGCTTCGGCACGCTCACGCCGGAGATGGCCGAGCTGCTGCACGCCTGCGTCGAGGCGCGGCTGAACGTGATCGTCTCCGGCGGTACCGGTACCGGGAAGACGACGCTGCTCAACGTGCTGTCCTCGTTCATCCCCGAGGGGGAGCGGATCGTCACCATCGAGGACGCCGTCGAGCTGCAGCTCCAGCAGGACCACGTGGTCCGGCTGGAGTCGCGGCCGCCCAACATCGAGGGCAAGGGGGCGGTGACCATCCGCGACCTGGTCCGGAACTCGCTGCGCATGCGCCCGGACCGGATCGTGGTGGGGGAGTGCCGCGGCGGCGAGAGCCTGGACATGCTGCAGGCGATGAACACCGGCCACGACGGCTCGCTGTCCACCGTGCACGCCAACTCCCCGCGCGACGGCATCGCCCGCCTCGAGACGCTGGTGCTCATGGCCGGCATGGACCTGCCGCTGCGGGCCATCCGCGAGCAGATCGCCTCCGCGGTCGACGTCGTCGTCCAGCTGACCCGGCTGCGCGACGGCACCCGCCGGGTCACCCACGTCACCGAGGTCCAGGGGATGGAGGGCGACACGGTCACGCTGCAGGACGCGTTCCTCTTCGACTACTCCGCCGGCGTCGACGCCTCCGGCAGGTTCCTCGGCAAGCCGGTGCCCACCGGCGTCCGCCCCCGGTTCACCGACCGGTTCGACGAGCTGGGCATCAGGCTCTCACCGCGGGTCTTCGGGGCGGCCGAGCCGACCGGTGCGCCGAGGTGGTGA
- a CDS encoding type II secretion system F family protein, which translates to MPATLLLLGVGAISAALLILALVVLPGGPSRVPLARLDPSVAPPASALAGAGAAAEAAVEKVLLKRGRLAAGAAALERAGMATTLPNFVLAVGLTTVLAVVTGALLAGPLLAVLLLVLVPFGAKLLLGFRAGRRQAAFADQLDDSLQLMSSSLRAGHSLLRAVDSVSQEAEAPTSEEFARIVNETRVGRDLSDALDEVAERMGSDDFTWVAQAIAIHREVGGNLAEVLDAVGNTIRERNAIRRQVKALSAEGKLSAVVLMALPFGVTGFISVTNPGYIAKFTESLVGYGMLGAAALMLLVGGLWLKKTVKIQF; encoded by the coding sequence GTGCCCGCGACCCTTCTCCTCCTCGGCGTCGGAGCGATCTCCGCGGCCCTGTTGATCCTCGCCCTCGTCGTCCTTCCCGGCGGGCCCTCGCGGGTGCCGCTGGCCCGGCTCGACCCGTCCGTGGCCCCGCCGGCCTCCGCCCTGGCCGGCGCGGGGGCGGCGGCCGAGGCGGCGGTGGAGAAGGTGCTGCTCAAGCGCGGCCGGCTGGCCGCCGGGGCCGCGGCGCTGGAGCGCGCGGGCATGGCGACGACGCTGCCGAACTTCGTGCTCGCCGTCGGGCTGACCACCGTGCTCGCCGTGGTGACCGGCGCTCTCCTGGCGGGCCCGCTGCTCGCCGTGCTGCTCCTGGTGCTGGTGCCGTTCGGCGCCAAGCTGCTGCTGGGCTTCCGCGCCGGACGACGGCAGGCCGCCTTCGCCGATCAGCTCGACGACTCGCTGCAGCTGATGTCGAGCAGCCTCCGCGCGGGGCACAGCCTGCTCCGGGCGGTGGACTCGGTGTCGCAGGAGGCCGAGGCGCCGACGTCGGAGGAGTTCGCGCGGATCGTCAACGAGACCCGCGTCGGCCGGGATCTCAGCGACGCGCTCGACGAGGTCGCCGAGCGGATGGGCAGCGACGACTTCACCTGGGTGGCGCAGGCGATCGCCATCCACCGCGAGGTCGGCGGCAACCTCGCCGAGGTGCTCGACGCCGTCGGGAACACCATCCGCGAGCGCAACGCCATCCGCCGCCAGGTCAAGGCGTTGTCGGCCGAGGGCAAGCTCTCCGCGGTCGTCCTCATGGCGCTGCCGTTCGGTGTGACCGGCTTCATCTCCGTCACCAACCCCGGCTACATCGCGAAGTTCACCGAGAGCCTCGTCGGCTACGGGATGCTGGGAGCGGCGGCGCTCATGCTCCTGGTGGGCGGCCTGTGGCTCAAGAAGACCGTGAAGATCCAGTTCTGA